One Cucumis sativus cultivar 9930 chromosome 1, Cucumber_9930_V3, whole genome shotgun sequence DNA segment encodes these proteins:
- the LOC101205571 gene encoding pentatricopeptide repeat-containing protein At2g01860, which translates to MDSIVSATSVSSILVKGNGGIGCQNTMVHFKANSRRRPPKNLLCPRRAKLPPNPAVNQFFNNKTSAPSPPFTDLISSKIFQDEHEEIHAHDYTKDTDVVWDSDEIEAISSLFQGRIPQKPGKLNRERPLPLPLPHKLRPPRLPNPKIRPTTVVSSRALLSKQVYKRPDFLIGLAREIRDLSPEENVSKVLNRWGPFLQKGSLSLTIKELGHMGLPDRALNTFCWAQEQHRLFPDDRVLASTVEVLSRNHELKVAVNLEEFTKLASRGVLEAMMRGFIRGGSLNLAWKLLVAAKKGKRMLDPSVYVKLILELGKNPDKNMLVLTLLEELGQREALKLNQQDCTTIVKVCTRLGKFEIAEKLYSWYVESGHEPSIVMYTALVHSRYSDRKYREALSLVWEMESGNCPFDLPAYSVVIKLFVALGDLSRAVRYFAKLKEAGFSPTYNVYRNMITIYLVSGRLAKCKEIYKEAENAGFMMDKQITSMLLQAKR; encoded by the coding sequence ATGGATTCCATTGTCTCAGCAACTTCAGTGTCTTCCATTCTGGTGAAAGGAAATGGAGGAATTGGCTGCCAGAATACAATGGTTCATTTCAAGGCTAACTCCAGAAGACGCCCACCTAAAAACCTCCTCTGTCCACGACGGGCCAAGCTTCCTCCTAACCCTGCCGTCAACCAATTCTTTAACAACAAAACCTCAGCCCCTTCCCCACCCTTCACCGATTTGATTTCCTCTAAGATTTTCCAAGATGAGCATGAAGAAATCCATGCTCATGACTATACTAAGGATACTGATGTTGTTTGGGATTCAGATGAAATTGAAGCTATTTCGTCACTCTTCCAAGGGAGGATTCCTCAGAAACCTGGTAAATTGAATCGGGAGAGACCTCTTCCTCTCCCACTTCCTCACAAGCTACGACCACCAAGACTTCCTAACCCTAAAATCCGCCCAACAACAGTGGTGTCTTCCCGCGCTTTGCTGTCTAAGCAAGTCTACAAGCGTCCTGATTTTCTTATTGGCCTTGCTAGGGAGATTAGAGATCTATCCCCAGAGGAAAATGTGTCCAAGGTTCTCAATCGGTGGGGTCCGTTTTTGCAGAAGGGATCTCTTTCATTGACAATCAAGGAACTAGGGCATATGGGTCTTCCTGATAGAGCTCTAAACACGTTCTGTTGGGCACAGGAACAACATCGACTCTTTCCAGATGATCGTGTTTTGGCCTCAACCGTTGAGGTCCTTTCAAGGAACCATGAACTGAAGGTAGCTGTAAACTTGGAAGAGTTCACTAAACTTGCAAGTCGTGGTGTGCTCGAGGCAATGATGCGAGGGTTTATCAGAGGTGGGAGCTTAAATCTTGCTTGGAAGCTCCTCGTAGCTGCAAAGAAGGGTAAGAGAATGTTGGATCCCAGCGTCTATGTGAAGTTGATATTGGAGCTTGGTAAAAACCCTGATAAAAACATGTTGGTTCTTACCTTACTGGAAGAGCTAGGACAGAGAGAAGCCTTGAAGTTAAACCAACAAGATTGTACAACTATAGTTAAGGTCTGCACAAGGCTtggtaaatttgaaattgCTGAGAAACTTTATAGCTGGTATGTTGAATCTGGACATGAACCGAGTATAGTTATGTATACTGCCTTGGTTCATAGTCGCTACTCAGACAGGAAATATAGGGAGGCATTATCTTTAGTGTGGGAAATGGAGTCTGGAAACTGTCCTTTTGATCTTCCTGCTTATAGTGTAGTGATAAAGCTTTTTGTTGCTCTTGGTGATCTTTCAAGGGCTGTTAGATACTTTGCAAAGCTTAAGGAAGCTGGTTTTTCCCCTACATATAATGTATATAGGAATATGATCACCATTTATTTAGTCTCAGGGAGGTTAGCCAAGTGTAAGGAAATTTATAAGGAAGCAGAGAATGCTGGATTTATGATGGACAAACAAATTACTTCAATGTTGTTGCAAGCAAAAAGATGA